A stretch of the Schistocerca serialis cubense isolate TAMUIC-IGC-003099 chromosome 2, iqSchSeri2.2, whole genome shotgun sequence genome encodes the following:
- the LOC126457306 gene encoding uncharacterized protein LOC126457306, whose translation MIIKLIYLFSTLLYIPVLYPVVGGRNAVQAERLYRRRLPEKPSPSHRMFSRLTSRLRETGSLNPRPQHRPRTCTDERAEVAVLATIAVNPQISTRQIEREVDVLFTDKASFSNKGILNMRNMHYWSADNPKWLRQVEHQRPWKVNVWCGIIGATIIGPFFINGIQNGRQYSRFIRHNLPVLLDAVPLNQRMVMCYQRDGCPAHNALRARRLLTVSSLIGGLDEVAWLGGLPDLRTLHR comes from the exons atgattattaagttaatatatctgttttctaccctactctacatacctgtactgtaccctgttgtaggtggacgaaatgctgttcaggcagaacgactgtacagaagacgactCCCTGAGAAGCCATCGCCTTCGCACCGGATGTTtagtcgtctcacatctcgtctacgtgaaacgggaagcttaaatccaagacctcaacatcgtcctagaacatgcacagatgaacgtgctgaagttgctgtgctcgctaccatagctgtgaatcctcaaatcagcacacgtcaaattgaacgtgaagttg atgttctctttaccgacaaggcatcattctccaacaaaggaattctcaatatgaggaatatgcattattggtccgcagacaatccaaaatggctccgtcaggtagagcatcaacgtccatggaaagttaatgtttggtgtgggattattggagctaccattatcggacctttctttataaatggcatccaaaatggcagacaatactccagatttatacgacacaatcttcctgttctcttggacgccGTACCTCTGAACCAGAGAATGGTCATGTGTTATCAGcgtgacggatgccctgcacataatgccttacgagcacgacgacttctgaccGTAAGTTCCCtgataggtggattggacgaggtggcctggttaggtggcctgcccgatctccggaccttacaccgctga